Genomic segment of Arachis stenosperma cultivar V10309 chromosome 4, arast.V10309.gnm1.PFL2, whole genome shotgun sequence:
aCGCCTGTAGGCGAACACTCCATATGGGCAagtgaatgatgttttctctttgtctcttggatcaaccactatttggttgtatcctgaataaccatctagaaaacaataatatgcaTGTTCTGcaagtctttctagcatctgatccatgaagggaagtgggaaatgatcttttcttgtggcttcattgagctttctgtaatcaatacaaaTCTTCCATCCTGTGATAGTTCTTGTAGGGATTAGCTTATTTCTTTCGTTGGGTACCACAGTGATTCCTCCTTTCTTGGGGACCACTTGGACTGGACTGACCTATGGGCTATCTGAAATTAGGTAGATTACTCCTCCCTGCCACAGCTTCATGActtctttctgcactacttccttcataaCTGGATTCAACCTCCTTTGGGGCTGAATGGAGGGTTTGGCATCATCTTCCAATagtatcttatgcatgcatatggccGAACTAATTCCCTTCAAGTCAGTAAGTGTCCATCCAATGGCATCCTTATGCTTTTGTAAAACTTGAAGCAACTTTTCCTCTTGTTCTTGGCTGAGGGCTGAATTTATAATCACTGGATAGCTTTTATTCTCTCCtaagtatgcatacttgagagTGGGTGGCAGTGCCTTTAGCTCAAGTTTGGgtgcttcttttctttcatccTTCCCTTCTAATGTGCCTTGAACATGCATTTCAGCTGTTGCAGCCTCTTTGCCTGATGCTAATTCCTCTTCTTCTGTTAATTCCTCAAGTTCTTCTTCAAGAGTTTCTTGCACCACAGCATCCACCGAGTCCAACCTCATACATTCTCCCAATGAGTCTTGTGGGTAACTCATGGCCTTGAACACATTGAATATCATTTTCTCCTCATATAGTCTAAacccttttggacatcaatgatggctccaGCAGTCGCTAAGAATGGCCTTCCCAAGATGATGGAGGTCTTAGCTCCTTCCTCCATGTCCAATACTATGAAGTCTACTGGAAAGATGAAGTCCCCCACCTTTACCAACAAGTCTTCCACTATTCTGTGAGGAAACTTGAATGATCGATCTGCTAGTTGCAGGGCCATTCTTATTGGTTTGGCCTTCTCAATCTTCATTTTCCTCATCATTGTTAAGGACATaagatt
This window contains:
- the LOC130975066 gene encoding uncharacterized protein LOC130975066; the protein is MTKKRSWKNNETVVLTEECSAIIQHKLPQKLKNTGSFQIPCIIWEITVERALCDLGASINLMSLTMMRKMKIEKAKPIRMALQLADRSFKFPHRIVEDLLVKVGDFIFPVDFIVLDMEEGAKTSIILGRPFLATAGAIIDVQKGLDYMRRK